A region from the Sandaracinus amylolyticus genome encodes:
- a CDS encoding ABC transporter ATP-binding protein, whose translation MPIQFKHLRKAFGPKVVLDDVSIDVNDGECFFVIGGSGVGKSVLIKHLIGLLRPDSGEIWLDGQEVSRLSEADFHPVRKRCAMVFQSSTLFDSMTCEENVALPLRMHRGLSLRDARVEARRRLEQVHMEAFGDRYPAELGDGMRKRVAIARALTLEPRYVLFDEPTTSLDPVSARRVDQMIRELCDRLGVTAIVVSHDLTSIFTIADRIAMLYKGRVRVVGTPEELRRTEDPVVRQFIEGRSEGPYET comes from the coding sequence GTGCCGATCCAGTTCAAGCACCTACGCAAGGCGTTCGGTCCGAAGGTCGTGCTCGACGACGTGTCGATCGACGTGAACGACGGAGAGTGCTTCTTCGTCATCGGCGGATCGGGCGTCGGCAAGAGCGTGCTGATCAAGCACCTCATCGGCCTTCTGCGCCCGGATTCCGGGGAGATCTGGCTCGACGGGCAGGAAGTCTCGCGCCTGTCCGAGGCCGACTTCCATCCGGTGCGGAAGCGCTGCGCGATGGTCTTCCAGAGCTCGACGCTCTTCGACTCCATGACGTGCGAGGAGAACGTCGCGCTCCCGCTGCGCATGCACCGCGGGCTCTCGCTGAGGGACGCGCGCGTCGAGGCGCGACGAAGGCTCGAGCAGGTCCACATGGAGGCGTTCGGCGATCGCTATCCGGCGGAGCTCGGCGACGGCATGCGCAAGCGCGTCGCGATCGCGCGCGCGTTGACGCTCGAGCCACGCTACGTGCTCTTCGACGAGCCCACGACGTCGCTCGATCCGGTGTCGGCGCGGCGCGTCGATCAGATGATCCGCGAGCTCTGCGATCGGCTCGGCGTGACCGCGATCGTCGTCTCGCACGATCTCACGTCCATCTTCACGATCGCCGACCGAATCGCGATGCTGTACAAGGGTCGCGTTCGCGTGGTGGGGACGCCCGAAGAGCTCCGGCGCACCGAGGATCCCGTGGTGCGCCAGTTCATCGAAGGCCGTTCCGAGGGGCCGTACGAGACATGA
- a CDS encoding competence/damage-inducible protein A yields MTRTAAALVIGNELLTGKIQEANVAFLAKELFALGISLRRVVMCSDEADVIAEDLNLLRARHDLVFTSGGVGPTHDDLTIPAIAQAFCRPLVRDPVLERMIREHFGARTTDGHLRMAELPEGAELVANDRITWPVLRVDNVFVMPGVPEIFRLKFELVRDRLGRDVPFVSRAIYTRCDEGEIAALLERVERAFPGVAIGSYPRIGDPEYTVKLTFDGRDDALVKQALEACLSELPTEKIVRADR; encoded by the coding sequence ATGACCCGGACCGCGGCGGCGCTGGTGATCGGAAACGAGCTCCTCACCGGCAAGATCCAGGAGGCGAACGTCGCGTTCCTCGCGAAGGAGCTCTTCGCGCTCGGCATCTCGCTCCGTCGCGTCGTGATGTGCAGCGACGAGGCCGACGTCATCGCCGAGGACCTCAACCTGCTGCGCGCGCGCCACGACCTCGTGTTCACGAGCGGCGGCGTCGGCCCCACCCACGACGACCTCACGATCCCCGCGATCGCGCAGGCGTTCTGCCGGCCCCTCGTGCGCGATCCGGTGCTCGAGCGGATGATCCGCGAGCACTTCGGCGCGCGCACCACCGACGGACACCTGCGCATGGCCGAGCTGCCCGAGGGCGCCGAGCTCGTCGCGAACGATCGCATCACGTGGCCGGTGCTGCGCGTCGACAACGTGTTCGTGATGCCCGGCGTGCCCGAGATCTTCCGGCTCAAGTTCGAGCTCGTGCGCGATCGCCTCGGGCGCGACGTGCCCTTCGTGTCGCGTGCCATCTACACGCGCTGCGACGAGGGCGAGATCGCGGCGCTGCTCGAGCGCGTCGAGCGCGCGTTCCCGGGCGTCGCGATCGGCAGCTACCCGCGCATCGGCGACCCCGAGTACACCGTGAAGCTCACGTTCGACGGCCGCGACGACGCGCTGGTGAAGCAGGCGCTCGAGGCCTGTCTGAGCGAGCTGCCGACCGAGAAGATCGTCCGCGCGGACCGCTGA
- a CDS encoding ABC transporter ATP-binding protein: MIRAVDVHVAFRQPVLRGVSLEVPEGCIYALIGPGAAGKSVLLKTLAGLIRPSQGRVELLGRTLGELDEAGLMEVRRDVGMLFQNYALFDFMTVGENIAFPLRRLFSLGEREIQERVAERLARVSLPGFEPRLPAGLSGGQKKRVGVARATVSRPRVLLYDEPTAGLDPVTSQKIYDLIREEQRTHRTTNVVISSDVRGLLTIADRVGMLHGGKLIFEGTREQALASEVPEVRQFVHGLTDGPL; the protein is encoded by the coding sequence GTGATCCGAGCCGTGGACGTCCACGTCGCGTTCCGCCAGCCGGTGCTGCGCGGCGTCTCGCTCGAGGTCCCCGAGGGCTGCATCTACGCGCTGATCGGGCCGGGGGCGGCGGGCAAGAGCGTGCTGCTCAAGACGCTCGCGGGGCTGATCCGGCCCTCGCAGGGACGCGTCGAGCTGCTCGGTCGCACGCTCGGCGAGCTCGACGAGGCGGGGCTGATGGAGGTGCGCCGCGACGTCGGCATGCTCTTCCAGAACTACGCGCTCTTCGACTTCATGACGGTGGGCGAGAACATCGCGTTCCCGCTGCGCCGATTGTTCTCTCTGGGAGAACGAGAGATCCAGGAGCGCGTCGCCGAGCGGCTCGCGCGGGTGTCGCTCCCGGGCTTCGAGCCGAGGCTGCCCGCCGGGCTCAGCGGCGGTCAGAAGAAGCGCGTCGGCGTGGCGCGCGCGACGGTGTCGCGGCCGCGCGTGCTGCTCTACGACGAGCCGACGGCGGGGCTCGATCCGGTGACGAGCCAGAAGATCTACGACCTCATCCGCGAGGAGCAGCGCACGCACCGCACGACCAACGTCGTGATCTCGAGCGACGTGCGCGGCCTGCTCACGATCGCGGATCGCGTCGGCATGCTGCACGGAGGCAAGCTGATCTTCGAGGGCACGCGCGAGCAGGCGCTCGCGTCCGAGGTGCCGGAAGTGCGGCAATTCGTGCACGGTCTGACCGACGGCCCGCTCTGA
- the glyA gene encoding serine hydroxymethyltransferase, translating into MSEPTLAQVDPEIASLIAKEERRQLDSIRLIASENYASRAVQEAAGSALNNKYSEGYPGKRYYQGQEYVDKVETLAIERIKKLFGVEHVNVQPYSGSPANLAVHYAFLRPGDKTVGLGLPAGGHLTHGWKVSITGDYFEAHQYGVRENDHRLDMDQVARLAREHKPKLMWCGTTAYPRHVDYAKFAEIANEVGAILVADIAHVSGLIAGKAHPSPVGLAPIVTSTTHKTLRGPRGGMILCDAKYAKEIDKAVFPGLQGGPHNSGIAALAVAAHEALQPSFETYARNVVTNAKAMAETLMSRGIDLVTGGTDTHLILADLTSKNVAGKPAAIALEKAGIVCNYNSVPFDKRKPFDPSGIRLGTPAVTSRGMGPDEMKRIGGWIADVVEAPTDEKVIARVRGELLAMCQQFPAPGLERR; encoded by the coding sequence ATGTCGGAGCCCACGCTCGCCCAGGTCGATCCCGAGATCGCGTCGCTCATCGCGAAGGAGGAGCGCCGTCAGCTCGACAGCATCCGCCTGATCGCGAGCGAGAACTACGCGTCGCGCGCGGTGCAGGAAGCGGCCGGCAGCGCGCTGAACAACAAGTACAGCGAGGGCTATCCGGGCAAGCGCTACTACCAGGGCCAGGAGTACGTCGACAAGGTCGAGACCCTCGCCATCGAGCGCATCAAGAAGCTCTTCGGCGTCGAGCACGTGAACGTGCAGCCCTACTCGGGCTCGCCCGCGAACCTCGCGGTCCACTACGCGTTCCTGCGCCCCGGCGACAAGACCGTCGGCCTCGGGCTGCCCGCGGGCGGTCACCTCACGCACGGCTGGAAGGTCTCGATCACCGGCGACTACTTCGAGGCGCACCAGTACGGCGTGCGCGAGAACGACCACCGGCTCGACATGGACCAGGTCGCGCGGCTCGCGCGCGAGCACAAGCCGAAGCTCATGTGGTGCGGCACCACGGCGTACCCGCGCCACGTCGACTACGCGAAGTTCGCGGAGATCGCGAACGAGGTGGGCGCGATCCTGGTCGCCGACATCGCGCACGTCTCCGGTCTGATCGCGGGCAAGGCGCACCCGAGCCCGGTGGGCCTCGCGCCGATCGTCACGAGCACCACGCACAAGACGCTGCGCGGTCCGCGCGGCGGCATGATCCTCTGCGACGCGAAGTACGCGAAGGAGATCGACAAGGCGGTGTTCCCGGGCCTCCAGGGTGGCCCGCACAACAGCGGCATCGCGGCGCTCGCGGTCGCGGCGCACGAGGCGCTGCAGCCGAGCTTCGAGACCTACGCGCGCAACGTGGTGACGAACGCGAAGGCAATGGCCGAGACGCTGATGTCGCGCGGCATCGATCTCGTCACCGGCGGCACCGACACGCACCTGATCCTCGCGGATCTCACGAGCAAGAACGTCGCGGGCAAGCCGGCGGCGATCGCGCTCGAGAAGGCGGGGATCGTCTGCAACTACAACTCGGTGCCCTTCGACAAGCGCAAGCCGTTCGATCCGAGCGGCATCCGCCTCGGCACGCCCGCGGTGACGAGCCGCGGCATGGGCCCCGACGAGATGAAGCGCATCGGCGGCTGGATCGCCGACGTGGTCGAGGCGCCGACCGACGAGAAGGTGATCGCGCGCGTGCGCGGCGAGCTGCTCGCGATGTGCCAGCAGTTCCCGGCGCCCGGCCTCGAGCGTCGCTGA
- a CDS encoding SIR2 family NAD-dependent protein deacylase codes for MSTNERVRELGTWLRESKRTVALTGAGVSTDSGIPDFRSPRSGLWAKHDPMQVASISGFRSDPAAFYGFWSERFGALGQAEPNVAHRVLAKLEARGLVHAIVTQNIDGLHQRAGSRRVLEVHGTWRTARCTTCGARFDTLRLFDDVPPGASARERVPTCDRCGGLVKPDVVLFGEALADDFAEAERAVDRCDLLVVLGTSLEVWPVAGLAPRARAAGARVVVINREATVADQEADLVIHAELREAMQRLARELDVTR; via the coding sequence ATGAGCACGAACGAGCGCGTGCGAGAGCTCGGGACGTGGCTGCGCGAGAGCAAGCGCACCGTCGCGCTCACGGGCGCGGGGGTCTCGACGGACTCGGGGATCCCCGACTTCCGCAGCCCGCGCAGCGGGCTCTGGGCGAAGCACGACCCGATGCAGGTCGCTTCGATCTCGGGGTTCCGCTCGGATCCGGCGGCGTTCTACGGGTTCTGGTCGGAGCGCTTCGGCGCGCTCGGTCAGGCCGAGCCCAACGTCGCGCACCGCGTGCTCGCGAAGCTCGAGGCGCGCGGGCTCGTGCACGCGATCGTCACGCAGAACATCGACGGTCTGCACCAGCGCGCGGGCTCGCGGCGCGTGCTCGAGGTGCACGGCACCTGGCGCACGGCGCGCTGCACGACGTGCGGCGCGCGCTTCGACACGCTGCGGCTCTTCGACGACGTGCCGCCGGGCGCGAGCGCGCGGGAGCGCGTGCCGACGTGTGATCGCTGCGGCGGGCTCGTGAAGCCCGACGTGGTGCTCTTCGGCGAGGCGCTCGCGGACGACTTCGCGGAGGCGGAGCGCGCCGTGGATCGCTGCGATCTGCTGGTCGTGCTCGGGACGTCGCTCGAGGTGTGGCCGGTCGCGGGGCTCGCGCCGCGCGCACGGGCAGCAGGCGCGCGCGTCGTCGTGATCAACCGCGAGGCGACGGTCGCGGATCAGGAGGCGGATCTCGTGATCCACGCCGAGCTGCGCGAGGCGATGCAGCGCCTCGCGCGCGAGCTCGACGTCACTCGCTGA
- a CDS encoding MlaE family ABC transporter permease yields MSTGEDEPFYLSVPSRIGGSLLHVSGELGGMIVLAARLLRRLLPPRVDRDELVKNLHKTGVRSVGIVTVTAIFVGAIMVIQAAPLVMRFNAKEIVGWGAGFATLREVGPLLIALMFSGRVGANNTAELGTMVVTDQIDALRALAIDPVSYLILPRVISMIVMLFLLTIVGDAVAIVGAIGAAKVLLDVDPRSFVSSLTVLLDEWDLATGLIKSVAFGVMIALTSCHFGLSVKGGAPGVGRAVNAAVVAAASGIFVLDYFSTYLLG; encoded by the coding sequence GTGAGCACGGGTGAGGACGAACCCTTCTACCTGAGCGTTCCGTCGCGCATCGGCGGCTCGCTGCTGCACGTCTCGGGCGAGCTCGGCGGGATGATCGTGCTCGCCGCGCGATTGCTGCGCCGCCTCCTGCCGCCGCGCGTGGATCGCGACGAGCTCGTGAAGAACCTGCACAAGACCGGCGTGCGCTCGGTCGGCATCGTGACGGTCACGGCGATCTTCGTCGGCGCGATCATGGTCATCCAGGCCGCGCCGCTCGTGATGCGCTTCAACGCGAAGGAGATCGTCGGCTGGGGCGCGGGCTTCGCGACGCTGCGCGAGGTCGGTCCGCTGCTGATCGCGCTGATGTTCAGCGGGCGCGTCGGCGCGAACAACACCGCCGAGCTCGGGACCATGGTGGTCACCGATCAGATCGACGCGCTGCGCGCGCTCGCGATCGATCCGGTCTCGTACCTGATCCTGCCGCGCGTGATCTCGATGATCGTGATGCTCTTCTTGCTGACGATCGTCGGCGACGCGGTCGCGATCGTCGGCGCGATCGGCGCAGCGAAGGTGCTGCTCGACGTCGATCCGCGCTCGTTCGTCAGCTCCCTGACCGTGCTGCTCGACGAGTGGGATCTCGCGACGGGGCTCATCAAGAGCGTCGCGTTCGGCGTGATGATCGCGCTCACCTCGTGCCACTTCGGGCTGAGCGTGAAGGGTGGCGCGCCGGGCGTCGGACGCGCCGTGAACGCGGCGGTCGTCGCGGCAGCGAGCGGCATCTTCGTGCTCGACTACTTCTCCACGTACCTGCTCGGATGA
- a CDS encoding MlaD family protein, which yields MKLSLEARVGLLVLVALALLGGFVFLLGGIDFRDGFTIYADFDNPGAVQAGAPVRVGGVRVGSVEEVRYMGRRLDPETGRRPLVRLRLEIDRDVRETIHDDALLYVTSQGVLGEQFIAIDPGTAERPAIAEGAILDGVDPPRLDLALALGYELLEAVVDGLRTNREELGSLLDDIVALIHAVRELLEQNRDRVAHILENVDTVAGEGVELLRGARREYVEGPRPQRMLARLDRLTATLDRETGPLVTDVREVASSARETLDAIGPEEREDLRETIRAAARVAATAERTAADAERIVAHVRGGEGTVGALLMDEEVYDDLQELIRDLKHNPWKFFWRE from the coding sequence ATGAAGCTCTCGCTCGAAGCGCGGGTCGGCCTGCTGGTGCTCGTCGCGCTGGCGTTGCTCGGCGGCTTCGTGTTCCTGCTCGGCGGGATCGACTTCCGCGACGGCTTCACGATCTACGCGGACTTCGACAATCCAGGCGCGGTTCAGGCGGGCGCGCCGGTGCGCGTCGGCGGCGTGCGCGTCGGGAGCGTGGAAGAGGTGCGCTACATGGGCCGCCGGCTCGACCCCGAGACCGGACGCCGTCCGCTGGTGCGCCTCCGGCTCGAGATCGATCGCGACGTACGCGAGACGATCCACGACGACGCGCTGCTCTACGTGACCTCGCAGGGCGTGCTCGGCGAGCAGTTCATCGCGATCGATCCCGGCACCGCGGAGCGCCCGGCGATCGCGGAGGGCGCGATCCTCGACGGAGTCGATCCACCGCGCCTCGATCTCGCGCTCGCGCTCGGGTACGAGCTGCTCGAGGCGGTGGTCGACGGGCTGCGCACCAACCGCGAGGAGCTCGGCTCGCTGCTCGACGACATCGTCGCGCTCATCCACGCCGTGCGCGAGCTGCTCGAGCAGAACCGCGATCGCGTCGCGCACATCCTCGAGAACGTCGACACGGTCGCGGGCGAGGGCGTGGAGCTGCTGCGCGGCGCGCGGCGCGAGTACGTCGAGGGACCACGCCCGCAGCGCATGCTCGCGCGCCTCGACCGTCTGACCGCGACGCTCGATCGCGAGACCGGGCCGCTCGTGACCGACGTGCGCGAGGTCGCGAGCAGCGCGCGCGAGACGCTCGACGCGATCGGCCCCGAAGAGCGCGAGGATCTGCGCGAGACGATCCGCGCAGCAGCGCGCGTCGCCGCGACGGCCGAGCGCACTGCTGCGGATGCGGAGCGCATCGTCGCGCACGTACGCGGCGGGGAGGGCACGGTCGGCGCGCTGCTGATGGACGAGGAGGTCTACGACGATCTCCAGGAGCTCATCCGCGACCTGAAGCACAACCCGTGGAAGTTCTTCTGGCGCGAGTAG
- the pyrF gene encoding orotidine-5'-phosphate decarboxylase → MMRSGRERLVFPLDVEDLAEARQWIARLRDHVGVFKVGLELFTAIGPDAVRAVHDAGAACFLDLKLHDIPATMAGATASAVRLGVRYLTVHAAAGPAALRAVAGAAANSGTTLLAVTVLTSLDRGELDAIGMRGEPADAATRLAGVARDAGVLGLVCSPHEVATLRGVVGEGGVIVVPGVRPAGADAGDQRRVATPTDAIAAGADLLVVGRPIRNARDPESAARAIASEIEAAIR, encoded by the coding sequence ATGATGCGATCGGGTCGCGAGCGCCTGGTGTTCCCGCTCGACGTCGAAGATCTCGCGGAGGCGCGCCAGTGGATCGCGCGGCTGCGCGATCACGTCGGGGTCTTCAAGGTCGGGCTCGAGCTGTTCACCGCGATCGGGCCCGACGCGGTGCGCGCGGTCCACGACGCGGGCGCTGCGTGCTTCCTCGATCTCAAGCTGCACGACATCCCCGCGACGATGGCGGGCGCGACCGCGAGCGCGGTGCGCCTCGGCGTGCGGTACCTGACCGTCCACGCGGCAGCGGGCCCCGCGGCGCTGCGCGCGGTCGCGGGCGCGGCGGCAAACAGCGGGACGACGTTGCTCGCGGTGACGGTGCTGACGAGCCTCGATCGCGGCGAGCTCGACGCGATCGGCATGCGCGGTGAGCCGGCCGACGCCGCGACGCGCCTGGCCGGGGTCGCGCGTGACGCGGGCGTGCTCGGCCTCGTGTGCTCGCCGCACGAGGTCGCGACGCTGCGCGGTGTGGTCGGGGAGGGCGGCGTGATCGTCGTGCCGGGGGTGCGTCCCGCCGGCGCGGATGCCGGTGATCAGCGTCGCGTCGCGACGCCGACGGATGCGATCGCGGCGGGCGCGGATCTGCTCGTCGTCGGTCGACCGATCCGCAACGCGCGCGATCCCGAGTCCGCCGCGCGCGCGATCGCGAGCGAGATCGAGGCGGCGATCCGATGA
- a CDS encoding alpha/beta hydrolase: MRRRTCWLAPILATSIVALACTRAEPAERASERPAAAPAAPAPPTPSEPEAPPPEPRDVRFTTSDGVTITGTLRAAAAPDAPLVILVHQLGSDRSEWAPLLERLERTPRIATLAIDLRGHGASTEGDGGATLSWRDFDDATWARTADDVIAAIEFVRGDASGVRPARVGLVGSSIGSTAVIAASARSEGIGPVVAISPGRAYRGFDAITPALALAGHDFLAVVAREEPDSVETASAMGRITSTEPMIVESGAHGVALLRNHVEVLDRVEAVLRRALGAEREG, translated from the coding sequence ATGCGCCGCCGAACGTGCTGGCTCGCGCCGATCCTCGCGACGTCGATCGTCGCGCTCGCGTGCACGCGCGCCGAGCCCGCGGAGCGCGCGAGCGAGCGTCCGGCCGCGGCCCCTGCCGCGCCCGCGCCGCCGACCCCGAGCGAGCCCGAGGCGCCTCCGCCCGAGCCGCGCGACGTGCGCTTCACGACCTCCGACGGCGTGACGATCACCGGCACGCTGCGCGCCGCGGCCGCGCCCGACGCGCCCCTCGTGATCCTCGTGCACCAGCTCGGCTCGGATCGCAGCGAGTGGGCCCCGCTGCTCGAGCGGCTCGAGCGCACGCCGCGCATCGCGACGCTCGCGATCGATCTGCGCGGCCACGGCGCGAGCACCGAGGGCGACGGTGGGGCGACGCTCTCGTGGCGCGACTTCGACGACGCGACGTGGGCGCGCACCGCGGACGACGTGATCGCGGCGATCGAGTTCGTGCGCGGCGACGCGTCGGGCGTGCGCCCCGCGCGCGTCGGGCTCGTGGGATCGAGCATCGGATCGACCGCGGTGATCGCGGCGAGCGCGCGCAGCGAGGGCATCGGGCCGGTGGTCGCGATCTCGCCCGGTCGCGCGTACCGAGGGTTCGACGCGATCACACCGGCGCTCGCGCTCGCGGGGCACGACTTCCTTGCGGTCGTCGCCCGCGAGGAGCCGGACTCGGTGGAGACCGCGAGCGCGATGGGTCGCATCACGTCGACCGAGCCCATGATCGTCGAGAGCGGCGCGCACGGCGTCGCGCTGCTGCGGAATCACGTCGAGGTGCTCGATCGGGTCGAGGCGGTGCTGCGGCGCGCGCTCGGCGCGGAGCGCGAGGGATGA
- a CDS encoding MlaE family ABC transporter permease: MSALETIGAPVLHLVRELRDLFAMLARIIVLAIRGRRDRRTIVEQAYQMGNRSVFFVSVTMGFIGTIMVFQAGLQALKLVPELSMLGATFAELLVRDLAASIGAMMLATRVGAGIAAEIGSMVVTEQVDAMRMCAADPIEYLVVPRFLASVLMTFCLLIWAAVVAFGAGMVTANVVFEVNYATFANFSMVDAGDVIVGLTKMLAYGAAIPIVSARCGLTTFGGSEGVGWATTNAVVQSSLAVIVLNFVISSVGFLLFPG; encoded by the coding sequence ATGAGCGCGCTCGAGACGATCGGAGCCCCGGTGCTGCACCTCGTGCGCGAGCTCCGCGACCTCTTCGCGATGCTCGCTCGCATCATCGTGCTCGCGATCCGCGGCCGTCGTGATCGCCGCACGATCGTCGAGCAGGCCTATCAGATGGGCAATCGCTCGGTGTTCTTCGTGAGCGTCACGATGGGCTTCATCGGCACCATCATGGTGTTCCAAGCGGGCCTGCAGGCGCTCAAGCTCGTGCCCGAGCTCAGCATGCTGGGCGCGACGTTCGCCGAGCTGCTGGTGCGCGATCTCGCTGCGTCGATCGGCGCGATGATGCTCGCGACGCGCGTGGGCGCGGGCATCGCCGCGGAGATCGGATCGATGGTCGTCACCGAGCAGGTCGACGCGATGCGCATGTGCGCCGCCGATCCGATCGAGTACCTCGTTGTGCCGCGCTTCCTCGCCTCGGTGCTGATGACGTTCTGTCTGCTGATCTGGGCAGCGGTCGTCGCGTTCGGCGCGGGGATGGTCACCGCGAACGTGGTGTTCGAGGTCAACTACGCGACGTTCGCGAACTTCTCGATGGTCGATGCCGGCGACGTGATCGTCGGGCTGACGAAGATGCTCGCGTACGGCGCGGCGATCCCGATCGTCAGCGCGCGCTGTGGGCTCACGACGTTCGGCGGCTCGGAGGGCGTGGGCTGGGCGACGACGAACGCGGTCGTGCAGAGCTCGCTCGCGGTCATCGTGCTGAACTTCGTGATCAGCAGCGTGGGCTTCCTGCTCTTCCCGGGCTGA
- a CDS encoding metallophosphoesterase family protein has protein sequence MRLARFGIVGDVHGEHLALARALDSLRAWGAERILVVGDVLDGPGDVERCLDQLRAPDVDVVAGNHERWFLERTMRKLPHATSELSPSALAFVRTLPRTLRYETPAGPLLLCHGLGDDDMAGVRPWDEGYALASNTALQQLLDGREIRWVARGHTHQRMIRHFGAALTILNAGTLARDEQPGLLRVDLHARVAERLDVIGERVVLVDAESI, from the coding sequence ATGCGCCTCGCGCGATTCGGGATCGTCGGAGACGTGCACGGCGAGCACCTCGCGCTCGCGCGAGCGCTCGACTCGCTCCGCGCGTGGGGCGCCGAGCGCATCCTCGTCGTGGGCGACGTGCTCGACGGTCCGGGCGACGTCGAGCGATGCCTCGACCAGCTCCGCGCGCCCGACGTCGACGTCGTCGCGGGTAACCACGAGCGCTGGTTCCTCGAGCGCACCATGCGCAAGCTCCCGCACGCGACGAGCGAGCTCTCCCCGAGCGCGCTCGCATTCGTACGCACCCTCCCCCGCACCCTGCGATACGAAACGCCCGCCGGTCCGCTGCTCCTCTGCCACGGGCTCGGCGACGACGACATGGCGGGCGTTCGCCCGTGGGACGAGGGCTACGCCCTCGCGAGCAACACCGCGCTGCAGCAGCTGCTCGACGGACGCGAGATCCGCTGGGTCGCGCGCGGGCACACGCATCAGCGCATGATCCGGCACTTCGGCGCGGCGCTCACGATCCTGAACGCCGGCACGCTCGCGCGGGACGAACAGCCGGGACTGCTGCGCGTCGATCTGCACGCTCGCGTCGCCGAGCGGCTCGACGTGATCGGCGAGCGCGTCGTCCTCGTGGACGCCGAGTCGATCTGA
- the rlmB gene encoding 23S rRNA (guanosine(2251)-2'-O)-methyltransferase RlmB, producing the protein MKRVVAGPRAVIEALRARAGAIHVIYVEEGAKPSRELETELRAKNVKVEPRPRAELEALAPDGRHQGIVAITGEYPYASLEEALVAARERPLFVALDEITDPHNFGAIVRSAVAFGADGVLTLKDRAAPVTPVVVRASAGATEHARIARVTNLARTLASLAEDHEMQIVGLAMDGDVAIDELPAAERGRVLVIGSEGKGMRPLVRKQCTVVARIDMEGPVASLNASVAAGIALHAASRARARELSE; encoded by the coding sequence ATGAAGCGCGTCGTCGCAGGGCCGCGCGCGGTGATCGAGGCGCTGCGGGCGCGCGCGGGCGCGATCCACGTCATCTACGTCGAAGAGGGCGCGAAGCCGAGTCGCGAGCTCGAGACCGAGCTGCGCGCGAAGAACGTGAAGGTCGAGCCGCGCCCGCGCGCCGAGCTCGAGGCCCTCGCGCCCGACGGACGGCACCAGGGGATCGTCGCGATCACCGGCGAGTACCCGTACGCGTCGCTCGAGGAAGCGCTGGTCGCGGCGCGCGAGCGCCCGCTCTTCGTCGCGCTCGACGAGATCACGGATCCCCACAACTTCGGCGCGATCGTGCGCAGCGCCGTCGCGTTCGGCGCCGACGGCGTCCTGACGCTGAAGGACCGCGCCGCGCCGGTCACGCCGGTCGTCGTGCGCGCGAGCGCGGGCGCGACCGAGCACGCGCGCATCGCGCGGGTGACGAACCTCGCGCGCACCCTCGCGTCGCTCGCCGAGGATCACGAGATGCAGATCGTCGGTCTCGCGATGGACGGCGACGTCGCGATCGACGAGCTGCCCGCCGCGGAGCGCGGTCGCGTGCTGGTGATCGGCTCCGAGGGCAAGGGCATGCGGCCGCTGGTGCGCAAGCAGTGCACCGTCGTCGCGCGGATCGACATGGAAGGTCCCGTCGCGTCGCTCAACGCATCGGTCGCCGCGGGCATCGCGCTCCATGCCGCGAGCCGCGCGCGGGCGCGCGAGCTCAGCGAGTGA